Genomic window (Tardiphaga sp. vice304):
CAGTGCGGGGCGTAACAACACAGATGATAGATGCGCCGGGCCAACGCATGCGCCAGACTGCCGGCCACATAGGCCACCGGCGTCTTGGGCGAACTTTCGCCGACCACCGCACGTTCGGGAACGGGCAGCCGCGGGCTGCCCGACAGGATGGCGCGCAGCAAGGTCAGCGTCCGCGCGACGACCGCCTCGAGATGGCCGCTCAGCCCGGCGGCGATCTCGGCGGAGGGCCATCCCCGGTCCAGCGTCAGGCCACTCGCCTCATCGACGATTTCGATCTGCGGCAGGTCGCCCGTCAGAATCGCCGCCAGCGCGGCGTCCTCGCCGGCAACGCCGTTGTAGTAGGGCCGCAGATACATCCGCGCGGGGCTGGCCGCGTCGCGCGGCCGGGCGGTGAAATCGATCACGATCTCCGGGTCCGCTGTCGGATCCGCTATTGCCGCGCGGCTCAAGTGTTTCACTGGATCGACCAGGGACGACCGGCCCTTGCGCAGCAGCAGGCGCTCCAACTCGAACAGCGCGCCGAGTCCGGCTGGCGGCTGGCCGGCCTCGATCCGAACGATCCGCGTGTCCGCGCGCTCGCCGCCGACCTCGCCGGCGAAGGCGTCCATCCACGCCCGTGGCCGCGCGTGATCGCAGCGCAGTTCGATCAGCATCGGCCCGGCCCCGCGCGGCTCATGCCGAGACCCCCAGCTCACCCATTAGCCGGACATACTCGTCCGTCATCGCGTCGATCGAATAGCGCACCGTCAGGCCCGCAGCGCTGCGTTGCAGGGTCTCGCGCAGCACATCGTCGGTCAGCAGCCGCGCGACGCCAGCGGCCAGTTGGCGCGCATCTGCCGCATCGACGAACAGCGCGGCGGGCTCACCCTTGTAGGACAACACTTCCCGCAGCACCGCCAGATCGGTCACAACCGTCGGGATTCCCGCGCCCGCCGCCTCCACCGCGGCCAGGCCGAAGGTTTCCGACTCCGAGGGAAACACGAACACATCGAGACCGACGAGAAAATCACCGATCCGTTCGGGCGCGATCTCCCCGATGAAATGAACACGTTTGCCGAGGCCTAATTGTTCGGCGAGCCGCTTCAGGTTGGCTTCTTCCGGCCCCTGTCCGGCCACGGCCAGATGCCATTCGGGATGATCCACCAGCGCCTGGATTCCCTTGTCGAGCCGCTTGATCGGATGCAGACGGGCGACGCCGCCGAGCAGGATGGCGTCCGGCGGCAAGTTGAACGCGCGTCGCGCTTCCTGCTTCGACAGCGTGGTGCGTTTCAGCTCGAAGCCGTGCGGGATATAGCGCAGCCGCGATCGGTACGGCCGGGGGTAGCGCGAATAGTCGACCAGCATGTCATGCGAATTGACGACGATCGATTTGAAGAATGCCAGATTGCCCAGCGCAAAATCGACGGCGCGCACCATTGGGTTCATCGTGGCCTTCGGCGACACCTGATTGGCAATGATCGGCGCGGCGCTGACCAGCCGCGCGACCGCGCCGCCGACCGTGTTGCCATAGTGCTGAAACGGCAGGATCACATCCGGCCGTAACTGCCGGATGCGCTGGCCGAGCGTGGCGAGGAACCGCATGGCTGCGACCGGATTTTTCGGCCGCCCCGGCGTGCAATACAGCGTGTTCGGCGGCTCATTGAAATGCGCCGACTTGCGATAGAAAAACAGATGATGCACGTCGAAACCGCGCGCCGTGAGACCTGCGCCGACCAGCCGCGTGATCTCCTGCGCGCCGGCATTCTCGCCCTGCGTCTGGATGAACAGCACGCGCGGTTTTCCGGAACGGACCGACGGCAATGTCATGGCGTCTTCCCGGTGGCGGGCACCAGGCGTGCGCCCGGCCGACCGATCAGATTGAGCACCGACGGATCGACCCCGACCCAGCGCCGGCACAACACGTTTAGCACCACGGTCACGATGGCAAGGCTCAACGCTGCCGACACGGCTGCGCCCTGCAGGCCCCAGATCGGGATCAGCACCGCGAAACCGATGAAGCGAATGCCGATATTGGCCGCGACGATCAAGGGGTAGCGCGCCTGGAATCCTGCGATCATCAGGATCGCAGAG
Coding sequences:
- a CDS encoding glycosyltransferase family 4 protein; its protein translation is MTLPSVRSGKPRVLFIQTQGENAGAQEITRLVGAGLTARGFDVHHLFFYRKSAHFNEPPNTLYCTPGRPKNPVAAMRFLATLGQRIRQLRPDVILPFQHYGNTVGGAVARLVSAAPIIANQVSPKATMNPMVRAVDFALGNLAFFKSIVVNSHDMLVDYSRYPRPYRSRLRYIPHGFELKRTTLSKQEARRAFNLPPDAILLGGVARLHPIKRLDKGIQALVDHPEWHLAVAGQGPEEANLKRLAEQLGLGKRVHFIGEIAPERIGDFLVGLDVFVFPSESETFGLAAVEAAGAGIPTVVTDLAVLREVLSYKGEPAALFVDAADARQLAAGVARLLTDDVLRETLQRSAAGLTVRYSIDAMTDEYVRLMGELGVSA